The following coding sequences are from one Oscillospiraceae bacterium window:
- the leuD gene encoding 3-isopropylmalate dehydratase small subunit has protein sequence MLIRERIIKYGDNIDTDVIIPARYLNTADENELAKHCMEDIDPCFHEKLKTGSIIVAGGNFGCGSSREHAPIAIKASGAACVIAKDFARIFFRNAINIGLPIVECPEAVIESSEHDEFIVDLDNGVLKNLTKDKRYIIQPFPDFLQKIINSGGLMNMAEELVWEAKV, from the coding sequence ATGCTGATACGGGAACGAATAATTAAGTATGGAGACAACATAGACACGGACGTTATCATTCCGGCCAGATATTTAAATACCGCGGATGAAAACGAGCTTGCGAAGCACTGCATGGAGGATATCGATCCCTGTTTCCATGAAAAGTTGAAAACAGGCAGTATCATTGTCGCGGGCGGCAATTTTGGCTGCGGTTCTTCCAGAGAACACGCGCCGATTGCGATCAAGGCAAGCGGAGCGGCGTGTGTAATCGCAAAGGATTTTGCGCGAATATTTTTCCGAAATGCCATAAATATCGGGCTTCCGATTGTCGAATGCCCGGAAGCCGTTATTGAAAGCTCCGAACATGACGAATTTATTGTCGACTTGGACAACGGTGTTCTGAAAAATCTGACAAAAGACAAGCGGTATATAATTCAGCCCTTTCCGGATTTTCTGCAAAAAATTATTAATTCCGGGGGACTTATGAATATGGCCGAGGAGCTTGTCTGGGAGGCGAAAGTATGA